The Chryseobacterium indicum genome contains a region encoding:
- a CDS encoding MFS transporter has protein sequence MISFTPLQTLKNVEFRNLLTGRFFIVLAFRMLATLLGWWVYQLTKDPFSIGLIGLSEVIPAVSCALYAGHVIDMNEKKQLLLICNYVYIFLISLLLIPAFFNVKMHFSGHEITYFIYGVIFFTGIARAFIGPIIPVMIPKIVKKENLPNAVTLNQATFLISSVCGHAVGGFLIGYFGVKWTLVVIISLIFLASLFFFQLKKQHSEYKKENINVMDSMREGISYIFKTKEILGALCLDMFAVLFGGAVAMIPVYATDILKVGAEGFGLLNAASDIGSMCIITILSVIPLRKNQGKILLGVVTGFGLCIIGFGLSNLYWLSFLFLVMSGMLDGISVVIRGTIVQLKTPDNIRGRVLSVNSIFIMSSNEMGQFESGLSAKLLGVVRSVVFGGTMTVLVALIVGTTNPKLRKMQY, from the coding sequence ATGATTTCATTTACCCCGCTTCAGACATTGAAAAATGTCGAATTCAGAAACCTTCTTACAGGCAGATTTTTTATCGTTTTAGCTTTCAGAATGCTCGCTACTTTACTCGGATGGTGGGTGTATCAGTTAACAAAAGATCCTTTTTCAATCGGTTTAATCGGACTTTCAGAAGTAATTCCTGCCGTAAGCTGCGCTTTGTATGCCGGTCACGTTATCGATATGAATGAAAAAAAACAGCTGCTTCTGATCTGCAACTACGTATATATTTTTTTAATAAGCCTTTTGCTGATTCCTGCTTTTTTCAATGTTAAAATGCATTTTTCGGGACATGAGATCACGTACTTCATTTATGGAGTTATTTTTTTTACAGGTATTGCAAGAGCCTTTATCGGACCGATTATTCCTGTAATGATTCCTAAAATCGTAAAAAAAGAAAATCTCCCGAATGCTGTTACTCTAAATCAGGCAACATTTCTCATCTCTTCGGTTTGCGGACACGCGGTCGGAGGTTTTCTGATCGGCTATTTCGGTGTGAAATGGACACTTGTTGTTATTATTTCTCTGATCTTTCTGGCTTCTTTATTCTTTTTTCAGTTAAAAAAACAACATTCCGAATACAAAAAAGAGAATATTAACGTTATGGATAGTATGCGGGAGGGAATTTCTTACATTTTTAAAACCAAAGAAATTCTCGGAGCGCTGTGTCTGGATATGTTCGCCGTCCTTTTTGGGGGAGCCGTTGCCATGATTCCAGTGTATGCAACAGATATTCTGAAGGTAGGAGCGGAAGGATTCGGGTTACTGAATGCCGCATCTGATATCGGGTCGATGTGCATCATCACCATTTTATCGGTGATTCCGTTAAGAAAAAATCAGGGTAAGATTTTGCTTGGTGTGGTTACAGGTTTCGGGCTTTGTATTATCGGTTTCGGACTTTCGAATTTATACTGGCTTTCATTCCTTTTCCTTGTGATGAGCGGAATGCTGGACGGGATTTCGGTAGTCATAAGAGGAACTATTGTTCAGCTGAAAACGCCGGACAATATCAGAGGAAGGGTTCTGAGTGTGAATTCTATCTTCATTATGTCCAGTAACGAAATGGGACAGTTTGAGAGCGGATTATCTGCGAAATTACTGGGTGTCGTACGTTCTGTAGTGTTCGGAGGAACCATGACAGTTTTGGTTGCACTGATCGTAGGAACAACAAATCCAAAATTGAGAAAAATGCAATATTAG
- the dnaB gene encoding replicative DNA helicase, protein MAQKETLSSLTNGNFAKELSIADGKMPPNALDFERLVIGTFLIDKKGLDHSIDLLTPEVFYDPRHQVIFSTILKLYEGNQPVDLMTIIQELKKEGKLSSAGGDSYIIDLTMGVSSSAHIEYHVRVILEKYILRSLINVSANVIDASYKESTDVFELLDKAEQSFFEITNGTIKKGFDTANSLVKQAIDTIKSLKDKEGLSGVPSGFRDVDKETGGWQNSDLIIIAARPAMGKTAFLLSMARNIAVGHKIPMALFSLEMASVQLITRMIASETRISSEKLRKGTLDDEEWERLFSNVSELENAPLYIDETPSLSIFDFRAKCRRLVMQHGVKLIMVDYLQLMTAGSGGKGGGNREQEISMISRSLKAIAKELNVPVIALSQLSRSVETRPGKRPQLSDLRESGAIEQDADIVSFIFRPEYYKITVWDNDEEGQETSTENQAELIIAKHRNGATADVRLSFLKHFAKFGDIEAAFDGGISGGGYPSNFGKPEPSGFDKIKTTIQPGAAFDLPDSSKLSGSSMNDFDDDDDFPF, encoded by the coding sequence ATGGCGCAGAAAGAAACATTATCTTCTTTGACGAACGGAAATTTTGCAAAAGAACTCTCCATTGCAGACGGAAAAATGCCTCCCAACGCTCTGGATTTTGAACGATTGGTGATTGGTACTTTTTTAATTGATAAAAAAGGACTCGATCATTCGATAGATTTGCTTACCCCTGAAGTTTTCTACGATCCGAGACATCAGGTCATATTTTCTACCATTTTAAAATTATACGAAGGCAACCAGCCTGTCGATTTAATGACGATTATTCAGGAGCTTAAAAAAGAAGGCAAGTTAAGCTCTGCCGGCGGAGACAGCTACATCATCGATCTTACGATGGGAGTAAGTTCTTCTGCCCATATTGAATACCACGTCCGCGTTATTCTTGAAAAATATATTCTTCGAAGCTTAATTAATGTTTCGGCAAACGTAATTGACGCATCCTATAAAGAATCTACGGACGTTTTTGAACTCCTGGATAAAGCCGAACAGTCCTTTTTCGAAATCACAAACGGAACCATTAAAAAAGGATTCGATACTGCCAATTCATTGGTAAAACAGGCAATCGACACCATTAAATCTCTAAAAGATAAAGAAGGACTTTCCGGAGTTCCTTCCGGTTTCCGCGATGTAGACAAAGAAACCGGAGGATGGCAAAACTCCGACCTTATTATTATTGCAGCACGTCCGGCGATGGGGAAAACAGCATTCCTTCTGTCGATGGCAAGAAATATTGCAGTGGGACACAAAATTCCTATGGCTCTATTCTCGCTCGAGATGGCATCGGTACAGCTTATCACAAGGATGATTGCTTCCGAAACAAGAATTTCATCAGAAAAACTCCGAAAAGGAACACTGGACGATGAAGAATGGGAAAGACTCTTCTCCAATGTTTCCGAACTGGAAAATGCCCCTTTATATATTGATGAAACACCTTCCCTGTCTATTTTCGACTTCCGTGCCAAATGCCGAAGACTTGTCATGCAGCATGGTGTAAAGCTCATCATGGTCGATTATCTTCAGCTGATGACTGCCGGAAGCGGCGGAAAAGGAGGAGGAAACCGTGAACAGGAAATTTCCATGATTTCCAGATCCTTAAAAGCCATTGCCAAAGAACTTAATGTTCCTGTTATTGCACTTTCGCAGCTTTCCCGTAGTGTGGAGACACGTCCGGGGAAAAGACCTCAGCTTTCCGATCTTAGGGAATCCGGAGCAATCGAGCAGGATGCCGATATTGTATCTTTTATTTTCCGACCGGAGTATTATAAAATTACGGTTTGGGATAACGATGAGGAAGGACAGGAAACCTCAACAGAAAATCAGGCGGAATTGATTATTGCAAAACATAGAAACGGTGCAACGGCAGATGTGCGTTTATCTTTCTTAAAACATTTTGCAAAATTCGGTGATATTGAGGCTGCTTTTGACGGAGGAATTAGCGGAGGAGGATATCCTTCCAACTTTGGAAAGCCTGAACCTAGCGGTTTTGATAAAATTAAAACAACAATTCAGCCGGGTGCCGCTTTTGATCTTCCGGACAGTTCAAAACTTTCAGGATCTTCAATGAATGATTTTGATGATGACGACGATTTTCCTTTTTAA
- the rnhA gene encoding ribonuclease HI, with product MKIEIYTDGACSGNPGKGGYGILMRVPEKNYQKTFSKGFRKTTNNRMELLAVITALEKLKSPDNEIHIYTDSKYVADAINQNWLAGWIKRGWKNVKNPDLWKKFVVLYNLHKPKMHWIKGHAGHFENELCDKLAVTAAASDNLEIDTYFENPESNTLF from the coding sequence ATGAAAATTGAAATATACACCGACGGAGCCTGCAGCGGAAATCCCGGAAAAGGCGGGTACGGAATTCTCATGCGCGTCCCTGAAAAAAATTATCAGAAAACATTTTCTAAAGGCTTCCGGAAAACCACCAACAACAGGATGGAACTTCTTGCTGTGATTACCGCTTTGGAAAAACTGAAATCTCCGGACAACGAAATTCATATTTATACAGACAGCAAATATGTTGCTGATGCCATTAACCAGAATTGGCTAGCAGGATGGATCAAAAGAGGCTGGAAAAACGTTAAAAATCCTGATCTGTGGAAAAAATTTGTTGTATTATACAATCTGCATAAACCAAAAATGCACTGGATAAAAGGTCATGCCGGTCACTTTGAAAACGAACTGTGCGACAAACTTGCCGTAACCGCTGCTGCTTCAGATAATTTAGAAATCGATACTTATTTCGAAAATCCTGAAAGCAATACTTTATTTTAA
- a CDS encoding T9SS type B sorting domain-containing protein, with amino-acid sequence MKKLLLLTILFLSQMVFSQSDCISAIPVCGNSDISYNPSSSGTVQEATSASCLDVEHYSVWYYFTAATTGTIEFTITPNTVPGVTHYDYDFAVYGPNINCATWDFGNAIKCNFSGLSGPTGLSSTITGSQWETPLNVIAGETYYLLIDNYIPSNPYGFSLTWGGTASLTSAFNNPALTPNPFIAPGTPAANPSDPNEILKCALPSMFDFSTLSAGIINGNPNFSVTYHLTSNDAITGTAPITTPIMVNATTYYYRIKYVDPNNANNPVNGCFQVGKFKFRSGNIVVNNATITSCNYDNTGIGYFDLNSANVYGPTNVLKKYYPTMADLTAGTNEITTPSSYASQAPKTVFVKVTTTEGCSANAEITLQFLPALAVVPATVKTCNNNNAGTGVFDLTAPDVYPTSTNVTKKYYPTLADLNAGTNEITNPAAYTSAAPKTVYVRVRNPQGCTGYNQISLQFNPVVTVNDASIEECYIESNVTTASFNLTTPSVTTQTGQTKRYYKTQADAIAGTNEILNPTTYISTTGVVYVKVISIENCYAIAKINLKVLPPVQSAVLKDKIICIEDKTTLDAGPGFDAYEWSTGATTQSISNVPAGTYTVKLKTGKCWTLQQVKVTASVQPVITSIDINNDSFTINVTGGKAPYKYSIDGVNWQDSNVFTGLPRGENKAYVKDAYNCNPISVQVTVPNLLNAITPNGDNKNDYIDYSALAYKKDLVFTVYDRYGNMIYKADKIRNYTWDGTSGGKKIVTGTYWYTITWTENDKSNTQTKYSGWVLVKNIQ; translated from the coding sequence ATGAAGAAATTATTACTGCTGACTATCTTATTCTTGTCGCAAATGGTTTTCTCACAATCAGATTGTATTTCAGCAATTCCTGTTTGTGGAAATTCAGACATTTCTTATAACCCGAGTAGCTCAGGAACTGTTCAGGAAGCTACTTCCGCAAGCTGCCTGGATGTAGAACACTATTCCGTATGGTACTATTTTACTGCTGCTACAACCGGAACCATAGAATTCACCATCACCCCAAATACTGTTCCGGGAGTAACGCATTATGACTATGATTTTGCTGTTTACGGACCGAATATCAATTGCGCCACATGGGATTTCGGGAACGCTATTAAATGTAACTTTTCAGGACTCAGTGGTCCTACAGGATTAAGCTCAACCATCACGGGAAGCCAATGGGAAACTCCGCTGAATGTAATTGCAGGAGAAACTTATTATCTGCTTATTGATAATTATATTCCGAGTAATCCGTACGGATTTTCTTTAACGTGGGGAGGAACCGCTTCTTTAACTTCAGCATTCAACAATCCTGCTTTAACGCCGAATCCGTTCATTGCACCGGGAACACCTGCCGCAAACCCTTCCGATCCGAACGAAATTCTTAAATGTGCTTTACCATCCATGTTTGATTTCAGCACATTGTCTGCAGGAATTATTAACGGTAATCCGAACTTTTCTGTAACATATCATTTAACAAGTAATGACGCTATTACGGGAACAGCACCTATTACAACTCCGATAATGGTAAATGCTACTACCTATTATTACAGAATTAAATATGTAGATCCCAACAACGCAAATAACCCTGTAAATGGTTGTTTCCAGGTTGGAAAATTCAAATTCAGATCGGGTAATATTGTTGTAAATAATGCCACCATCACTTCGTGTAATTATGATAATACAGGAATCGGTTATTTTGATTTAAATTCTGCAAACGTATACGGACCAACCAATGTTTTGAAAAAATACTATCCTACAATGGCAGACCTTACCGCAGGAACCAATGAAATTACCACTCCTTCTTCTTATGCATCACAGGCTCCAAAAACAGTTTTTGTAAAAGTTACAACTACTGAAGGATGTAGTGCTAATGCAGAGATTACCCTACAGTTTTTACCTGCCCTCGCTGTCGTTCCGGCTACAGTGAAAACTTGTAACAACAATAATGCAGGAACAGGGGTCTTTGATTTAACTGCTCCTGATGTTTACCCTACGTCTACAAACGTTACTAAAAAATATTATCCTACATTAGCAGACCTTAATGCAGGAACCAACGAAATTACCAATCCTGCGGCTTATACTTCTGCAGCACCGAAAACGGTGTATGTAAGAGTAAGAAATCCTCAGGGATGTACAGGTTACAACCAGATTAGTTTACAGTTTAATCCGGTAGTAACAGTAAATGATGCTTCTATTGAAGAATGTTATATCGAATCTAATGTAACCACGGCATCATTTAACCTGACAACGCCAAGTGTAACTACACAGACAGGACAAACCAAGAGATATTACAAAACTCAGGCGGACGCCATTGCAGGAACTAATGAAATCTTAAATCCTACAACATACATTTCAACAACAGGAGTAGTGTATGTAAAAGTAATCAGCATAGAGAACTGTTACGCCATTGCTAAAATCAACCTGAAAGTTTTACCTCCGGTACAATCCGCTGTTCTTAAAGACAAGATCATCTGTATTGAAGATAAAACAACACTAGACGCAGGACCTGGTTTTGATGCTTACGAATGGAGCACTGGAGCAACAACACAATCTATTTCTAATGTACCTGCGGGAACATATACAGTAAAACTGAAAACAGGAAAATGCTGGACATTACAGCAGGTAAAGGTTACTGCTTCAGTACAACCAGTTATTACAAGTATAGATATCAACAACGATTCATTTACAATCAACGTAACAGGAGGAAAAGCACCTTATAAATATTCTATCGACGGAGTAAACTGGCAGGATTCCAATGTATTCACAGGTCTTCCGAGAGGTGAAAATAAAGCTTATGTAAAAGATGCTTATAACTGTAACCCGATTAGTGTTCAGGTAACTGTTCCTAATCTTCTGAATGCGATCACACCAAACGGAGATAACAAAAACGACTACATCGATTATTCTGCTTTGGCTTATAAAAAAGATCTCGTTTTCACGGTTTACGACCGATACGGAAACATGATTTACAAAGCAGACAAGATCCGAAATTACACCTGGGACGGAACTTCCGGTGGTAAGAAAATTGTTACAGGAACATACTGGTACACGATTACATGGACAGAAAATGACAAAAGCAATACACAGACGAAATACAGCGGCTGGGTTTTGGTTAAAAACATTCAGTAA
- a CDS encoding gliding motility-associated C-terminal domain-containing protein, producing the protein MNKKLLLYLSLFLFCCFGKISSQTYQLTGNPVNTTGWNIVPSAVVNTDFIQLTADQISQVGGIKLDSPINLKYCDKWRVEFDFRIDGNGTAAYGRGDGIAFWYLANPPASYTSGGGLGIPANSTGLMVGFDIFNNTTEAQMSKVHILYGINNTAGSNIEYNTTPGSTFHSPDLNPTQPFVGTTFRHVEVNGQVNPAAPASWIITLKIDGTTIVSQSFAPSGAAATMTTGYFGFSASTGGASARQSIKNVKVYIDKVALNQTLVTDTFCPNPTTGQGTVNLTSYQGQFVTNPANYTFSYSVGGTPITNPTNYQFSANTSVSVLIKDNTGLLCDNPDGKIQLNLSPFTATPATLTECNNNNTGTATYNLTLANVNEPTGSTKKYYKNMADLNAGTNEITNPTAYTSTAGTVYVKVTTPLGCQGSAAITLAFYPQIATTDATLESCFIDNAPTTGLFNLTQAIVTSATGVTKRYFKTQADALAGTNEILNPAAYVSISSVVYVRITNVTNCWTLAKITLKVLAPIYSSVLKDKIICIDAKTTLDAGTGFDSYLWSTGATTQSITNVTPGIYWVQLKSGRCTTQQTVMVNPSQQPVIATIDIKNNTITVNVKGGKTPYQYSLDGINWQDSNVFTGLARGEVVVYVKDAYNCTPIHVQITVPNLLNAITPNGDNKNDYIDYSALAYKKNLVFTVYDRYGNKMYEADKIRNYKWDGTSGGKKVMTGTYWYTITWNENDKNSTQTSYNGWVLVKNIE; encoded by the coding sequence ATGAATAAAAAACTACTCCTTTATTTATCCCTCTTCTTATTTTGCTGCTTCGGAAAAATTTCGTCGCAAACTTATCAGCTTACCGGAAATCCCGTAAACACCACAGGCTGGAACATCGTTCCTTCTGCGGTTGTAAATACAGACTTTATACAGCTTACCGCAGACCAGATCAGTCAGGTAGGAGGTATAAAATTAGACTCTCCTATCAATCTTAAATATTGTGATAAATGGAGAGTGGAATTTGATTTCAGAATCGACGGAAACGGTACAGCTGCCTACGGAAGAGGAGATGGTATTGCTTTTTGGTATCTGGCAAACCCACCCGCTTCTTACACATCTGGCGGAGGATTAGGAATTCCTGCAAACTCTACCGGCTTAATGGTGGGATTTGACATTTTTAATAATACCACAGAAGCACAGATGAGTAAAGTCCATATCTTATATGGAATAAACAACACGGCAGGATCAAATATCGAATATAATACGACTCCCGGAAGTACATTTCACTCTCCGGATCTGAATCCGACGCAGCCTTTCGTCGGAACTACTTTCAGACACGTTGAAGTAAACGGACAGGTAAATCCTGCGGCTCCTGCAAGCTGGATCATTACGCTTAAAATCGACGGAACTACCATTGTAAGCCAATCATTTGCCCCTTCCGGAGCTGCGGCTACCATGACGACCGGCTATTTTGGCTTTTCTGCTTCTACAGGAGGAGCGAGTGCAAGACAATCAATTAAAAACGTAAAAGTTTATATAGATAAAGTAGCACTTAACCAGACATTGGTAACAGATACTTTCTGTCCGAATCCTACAACAGGACAAGGAACGGTAAATTTAACATCTTATCAGGGACAGTTTGTAACCAATCCTGCCAATTATACTTTCTCGTACAGTGTAGGCGGAACTCCAATTACGAATCCTACCAACTATCAGTTCAGTGCGAATACTTCAGTTTCTGTTTTAATTAAAGACAATACAGGATTGCTTTGTGATAATCCGGACGGTAAAATTCAGTTAAACCTTTCTCCGTTCACAGCAACCCCTGCAACGCTTACAGAATGTAATAACAACAATACAGGAACAGCCACATACAATCTTACCCTTGCGAATGTGAACGAACCAACGGGTTCTACCAAGAAATATTATAAAAATATGGCGGATCTAAACGCCGGAACCAATGAAATTACCAATCCTACAGCCTACACTTCTACTGCGGGAACCGTATATGTAAAAGTAACCACTCCTCTTGGCTGTCAGGGTTCTGCTGCAATTACCTTAGCATTTTACCCTCAAATTGCTACAACGGACGCTACTCTGGAATCATGCTTTATCGATAATGCACCGACAACAGGTTTATTTAATCTTACACAGGCAATTGTAACTTCTGCAACGGGAGTTACCAAAAGATATTTTAAAACACAAGCGGATGCTTTAGCCGGAACAAATGAAATTCTGAATCCTGCAGCTTACGTAAGCATATCATCCGTAGTGTATGTAAGAATTACGAATGTGACCAATTGCTGGACTCTTGCAAAAATTACATTAAAAGTTTTAGCGCCTATTTATTCTTCTGTATTAAAAGATAAAATCATCTGTATTGATGCCAAAACAACTTTAGATGCAGGAACCGGATTCGACAGTTACTTATGGAGCACCGGAGCAACCACACAATCTATTACGAATGTAACGCCCGGAATTTATTGGGTACAGCTGAAATCAGGAAGATGTACAACACAGCAGACTGTAATGGTAAATCCTTCGCAGCAACCTGTAATTGCTACAATTGATATTAAAAACAACACGATTACCGTGAATGTGAAAGGAGGAAAAACACCATATCAATATTCTTTGGACGGAATAAACTGGCAGGATTCTAACGTCTTCACAGGTCTTGCAAGAGGTGAAGTGGTCGTGTATGTAAAAGATGCCTACAATTGTACACCTATTCATGTTCAGATAACGGTTCCGAATCTCCTGAATGCCATTACTCCGAATGGAGACAACAAAAACGATTACATTGATTATTCCGCATTAGCATATAAAAAGAATTTAGTATTCACGGTGTATGACAGGTACGGAAATAAAATGTACGAAGCGGACAAAATCCGAAACTACAAATGGGACGGAACTTCAGGCGGTAAAAAAGTAATGACAGGAACCTATTGGTACACCATTACCTGGAATGAAAATGACAAAAACAGTACTCAGACCTCTTACAATGGCTGGGTTCTGGTAAAAAATATAGAATAA
- a CDS encoding T9SS type B sorting domain-containing protein, translating to MKKIYLILLLIFSQFFFAQSDCATAIRVCGNSDISYFPTGSGSVDDQVNANGSCLSGNEHYSVWYEFTVATAGTLTFTITPQAPYTADYDFAVYGPNKTCATKGAPIRCNYAGAQPFPNQTGLQVGLTANSGAWSPAMNVLPGETYYLIVDNWSGANAAMAFSLTWGGTATLTSPFNDPAIQPNPFNPIGIPGATASDPRIIEVCDISAPYNFQTNSANIVNGNPNFYVKYYKTSNDALADTNAITSPIIVNTTSTYYYTIRYQDPTNPNNPTNKCFNVNAFKFKDVTFKATNASLTACNNNNNGVAVYNLTTTTLYTPNPNYTYVTKYYPTFTDATNGTNEILNPTAYTSATGDVYAKITTNLGCSDIAKITLNFYPVVVVTDVTLRSCYIDTNPATASFDLTLAPVTTQAGTKTYYPSLTDAINGTNAILNPSTYIAPNGVAYIKVTNGNGCYAVAKVTLVVLPPVYSSVLEDKIICMENKTTLDAGPGFTAYKWSTGATTQAINNVTVGTYWVELKTGNCVTRQTVKVYPSEQPVISSIDITNNTITVNVIGGTAPYKYSLDGIKWQDSNVFENVARGDNMVYVKDGYNCDPLTVTVVVPNLINVITPNGDGVNDVIDYSALAGKQGLVLSIFDRYGVKVGQADKSNGYKWDGTTKGKKVPTGTYWYTVEWKENDKKNTPFKFSGWVMVKNRE from the coding sequence ATGAAAAAAATCTACCTTATATTACTGTTAATCTTTTCTCAATTCTTCTTTGCCCAGTCCGATTGTGCCACTGCAATAAGAGTATGCGGAAACTCAGATATTTCTTATTTCCCTACAGGTTCGGGAAGCGTGGACGACCAGGTAAATGCCAACGGAAGCTGTTTAAGTGGGAACGAACACTATTCCGTGTGGTATGAATTCACTGTTGCAACAGCAGGAACATTAACTTTTACTATTACTCCTCAGGCGCCTTATACCGCAGATTATGATTTTGCTGTGTACGGACCTAATAAAACATGTGCTACAAAGGGTGCTCCGATCCGTTGTAATTACGCGGGTGCGCAGCCTTTTCCAAACCAGACCGGATTACAGGTTGGCCTTACGGCTAATTCAGGAGCGTGGAGCCCTGCAATGAATGTTCTTCCCGGAGAAACTTACTATCTTATTGTTGATAACTGGTCCGGAGCAAATGCGGCGATGGCTTTTTCATTAACATGGGGAGGTACCGCTACATTAACTTCGCCATTCAACGATCCGGCAATTCAGCCCAATCCGTTTAATCCTATAGGAATCCCTGGAGCTACTGCTTCAGATCCTAGAATCATCGAGGTATGCGACATTTCAGCACCTTACAACTTCCAGACTAATAGTGCTAATATTGTTAACGGTAACCCTAACTTTTATGTAAAATACTACAAAACGTCTAACGATGCTTTAGCGGATACCAACGCAATTACATCGCCAATTATTGTTAATACGACCAGTACTTATTATTATACAATCCGTTATCAGGATCCAACAAATCCTAATAACCCTACCAATAAATGCTTCAACGTTAACGCATTCAAGTTTAAAGATGTTACCTTTAAAGCAACAAATGCGAGTTTAACAGCATGTAATAACAACAATAACGGAGTTGCAGTGTATAACCTTACTACAACAACATTATATACTCCAAACCCGAATTATACATACGTTACAAAGTATTATCCAACATTTACAGACGCTACTAACGGAACTAATGAGATTTTGAATCCTACAGCTTACACTTCTGCAACAGGAGATGTTTATGCAAAGATTACAACCAACTTAGGATGTTCTGATATTGCAAAAATTACATTAAACTTCTACCCGGTAGTTGTAGTAACAGATGTCACATTAAGATCTTGTTATATTGATACAAATCCTGCAACAGCTTCTTTCGACCTTACTTTAGCACCTGTAACGACTCAGGCAGGAACAAAAACATATTATCCGTCTCTTACTGATGCTATCAACGGAACCAACGCGATATTAAATCCTAGTACTTATATTGCTCCAAACGGTGTAGCTTATATAAAAGTGACCAATGGAAACGGGTGTTATGCAGTAGCAAAAGTAACACTTGTAGTTCTTCCTCCGGTATATTCTAGTGTGCTTGAAGATAAGATTATCTGTATGGAAAATAAGACGACATTAGATGCAGGTCCTGGATTTACAGCTTACAAATGGAGTACAGGAGCTACCACACAGGCTATTAACAATGTAACTGTAGGAACGTATTGGGTTGAGCTTAAAACAGGAAACTGCGTTACAAGACAGACTGTAAAAGTTTACCCTTCTGAACAACCGGTAATTTCCAGCATTGATATTACAAACAATACAATAACTGTAAATGTAATCGGAGGAACTGCTCCTTACAAATATTCTTTAGACGGAATCAAATGGCAGGATTCTAACGTTTTCGAAAATGTTGCCAGAGGAGACAATATGGTTTATGTAAAAGACGGCTATAACTGCGATCCGCTTACGGTAACAGTAGTTGTTCCGAACTTAATCAATGTAATTACTCCAAACGGAGATGGTGTAAATGACGTGATCGACTACTCTGCTTTAGCCGGAAAACAAGGTCTTGTACTTAGTATTTTCGACAGATACGGAGTAAAAGTAGGTCAGGCTGATAAATCTAACGGATACAAATGGGACGGAACTACAAAAGGTAAAAAAGTACCTACCGGAACCTATTGGTATACTGTAGAATGGAAAGAGAATGATAAAAAGAATACCCCATTCAAATTCTCAGGATGGGTAATGGTAAAAAACAGAGAATAA